The Larimichthys crocea isolate SSNF chromosome XXI, L_crocea_2.0, whole genome shotgun sequence genomic sequence GTTGAACTTGTCTCCCCtgacatatttttaaattcCCTCCTGATGATTTACTGTAAACCCCATTGTCTggacaataaaatgaattctgTGTTAACAGTGTTTGGTGCAGATCTGAAGTATCAAGTATAAAACGTCTCACCATGAAGGCCCTGAGATCCATGATCTCCTGTAGCTGGGTCTGCAGCGCTCCACATGAGATTGCGTCCGTTTGCCTGACTTGGCATGTTCCACTCAGAGCCCGAAGTCAAGAGCCCTACAGAGAAGCTTCTCAGGGAGTCAGACCAGGACGTGGAGGGGCCATAGATGGAGCTGCCATCTATCCATGATGTCACCAAGTTAACCTGCGTGTGTcgtatttgtttttctcaaattaTTGCACTGCAGGAAGGGGAACTGAACTGTTTGTGGAGGATAATATTAACAAACATTCATATTGATAAAGGTCACCTGTGTGCGAGGGTTACTGGGACTCTGACCAGACTCTTTGTCCCATGGTCCTCTCTGGAAGGGCAGCAGGACTTTCCCGGTGGCAGTAGGGTCAAAGATAGGGTCACCTTTTGGGACTGGGATGTTCATGAACTCAGGTGGACACCCAGGAGTTCTTGAGTCAAAGATTTCAAAAGCAACATGATAACCTGAGAAGTAAAACAGTTAAACATCATTACATTTACCTGCATCCTGGATGAGTTTTTTGACTCTGCTGGGAGAGAAACGCTAAAGAAAGTGCAGATATATAATTGATATGTTTAGTCTTTAGTTTAATCTTTAAAGGCATCATTTTTATGGTAAATTTCTAACTTGCATCTTCTTTCTAGAAGTATTATATACCACATTGATGCATCCACATTTTTTGCACTTAATTACAACAACATGAATCATATATTTACcaaagaacagagagagcaCGGTCTGGTTGCGTGTTGAGGGCAGACCAGAGGGCCCCTTCGCCAGCAGGTTGCTCAGGCTGCGGGGGTTTGGCAGCAGCGGCTCCTGGACAGGTTGGTAGACTCCGTCCCAGTAATGCGCGGGCACGAGGCGCACAAGGTGAGAACCTGCGCGGGCACAAAGCACAGTCCGATGACCAGGTGTTGGCAGGCTGGGCTACTActaccgctgctgctgctgcttctgctgcacaCTTTGGCAACTCTTACCGACAGCTCCGCGTCTGGGATATCCCAAATTGTTGTACCAGCCGTCAAAGCGAGGGACCTCCCAGGTTATCTCACAGCGTGCATCTGTTTCAAGACATATCGGGTTTAAACGTTGCTGTAAATCTGGTGCAGTGAATATAAAGTGGTGTCTTACTCACGTTCACTGACACAGAGCACCAAACCAACCGCTGCACAGATACTCCAAACCCATTTACGCAAATCCATTGATGCGAGAGATGCTCCTTAGCTCAGTCTTCAGCCAAGAGGagtgaagaaaacacaaggtgAAGGTAACTCATTTAGATACTTTCATATTCCTATCCTGCTTCGAGGTAACACACCTTGTTGGTTTAGCAGTGATTAGAAAGAAAAGCCAGGAGGTCTACTGCTGCAGCTGACGCCTTTTGTCTGATTGACAGAACAGCAAAACgtttcaaactgtgtgtgtgagctgcaggcACTCAGAGCCAGTGTCCTGTTTCCTTTATCACTTAATGTCATATAAGAAAAGATGAAGTAGTCTTACCCAGTGCAGAGGCTGAAATGTAGTGCAGGAGTGGCAGGAGTGCAGGTGAGGGATGGTGCAATACCAAAGCCAACTATGTTGCACAAACTGCACGTGACCTGTGTTGCCCAAATGGGAATGGTCATCATCTCTGGATCACACCTCTTTCCAAAACTTTCCAGTCAATACATCCTCCTCCCCGGTGACACAAAGGGGGCCGGTGGTATAAAAGAAGTGTATGTTCCCCTCAACATTcacactttcttcctcttcttccttacTCCTCATCGTTCAACATTCAGGTAAGAAAGATCTTGTGGATTTTaacctctttctgttttttttttgtttttttaaatcttttcttttcacatggGTTGAATTAATGCATTGGATCAGCATGAGTGAGCAGAGTGAAGAGCACCTATTTACATAACACTGACGTGAAGTGGTCACATGGATGTATAAAATTGCATGCCCTTTTTACAGATgcatttgtttctttgcttcCATGGAATGTTGGATGGTATTTCATGATTCAGACATGGTGCTTATTCATGTACCATGTTAGACAGAAGTAATAATGTCCCATCCCTTATCTACTGTAAGAGACAAGAGCAGCTATCTCTGCATCAGGAGGAAACTGAGAACCCTGCCACTAACACTGTCTTCTCTGTTACACTGTTTGGTCTCAGCTGCGTCCCCAAGAAGAGGAGCTAAGATGACTTTCTACGATGACATTTACCCATTCTACTCTCTACAAAGGACCTCCTTCATCTTTAGTGGACGGTTGCTTACCATTATTCTGGTCTTCCTTGTGCTAGCAGTCAGTCTTCTTCTCATTCTGCCAGGGATACGAGGGAAGTCGGTGAGTGCAACCCATCAGATAAAATATTACTCACTGCAGTcatataacaaaaaaatactCACTCtaaatttgtttaattatttctctCCCTATCAGAGGCTGTTCTGGATGTTTAGAATAATTATCAGCTTGTTCATAGGTGTGGTGATAGTGGGTGAGTTTTACATTCTTGTCGTTGTTGAATAAatcacagatttttcttttcttgtgcCCGTCATTCACCGTTGTGCCCTTTTTCCTGCAGCGCTCAACTTTACTAACGACTGGGCTGAGGCCAAAATGACCACTAATGCCACCTACAAGTCTTTCAGCAACGCAGTGGTTAACGCTGAGATTGGCTTGCACGTTGGACTGTATGGCATTAATGTTACACTAAAGGGTGAGTCACTGTTGCGGTTGTTATGTGAAGATTTAGTGTATTTTAACCACTTTAAATGATTGAAGACGTTGGTTTATGAGTCTGATATGATATTCCTGCAAATTCTTtcacaaaaagtaaaaaactacaaatcctgtttgtcattttcaaccatgtatgtacatttttttttttaattgcctttcttttctctcttagGGAATCCTGTTGTACAGTTCAATGAGACCATTAACTACAATGAGATGTTCAGCTGGCATGACACTATTGAGAAACAGTATGAGGAAGCTCTAGAGAAAGGTTTGCCGAACCCCATCCTGTACATCGCTGAGAAATTCACCCTGAGTAGCCCGTGTGGACTCATCTTTCAGTACAGATACTCTGGACGCTACGCCTCTGCAACCCTCTGGtaacatgataaataaatgtttaaagtttaaagttgtaTCATTATAGTTTCAGCACATGTTtgttaaaagcagcagaaatgtaaATGGCTGTATACTTTCACAGGACGGCGTTTTGCTGTTGGTTGCTCGCCAATATCCTCTTCTCCATGCCTGTCATTCTGTACGCCGGGTACATGATGATGGCCACCGCCGCCTTTATCTTCTTCTCCATGGCCTCCTTCTCCACCATCATGAATGTGCCACAGTGTGTTTTCTCCATAGGCACCGACTCCTTTGAAACCACGTACAGCCATTCATTCTGGCTGGCTCTGGCTACAGGTAAAGATGAGAAGCTGCGCATTCATTTGTTGTTCTGGACTTTAAACCGGCAAACAAAGCCTGCTGAACAGCACAGACTTTCTACTAACTGAAAATGATTTCCAGGTGTGCTGTGCACCATCATCGGGATTCTGGTGGTGATGTTCAACTGTATGATAccagagaagatgaaggaggCTTTCAGCGTTGGCGTCGACAGTTATGAAGATGAGGACGATTCTTATGGGGAGGGCTACCTGAATACAGTTTTCCTTGATGGAGTGACAATTTCACCATTGACGTCAAAAGAAGTCCTGTCGGTAAGTTGGTGACACTGAGAGGTGACACATCATTCAAGTAACATATTGCTGCTTGTAAATGGATTAGTCATTCGTTTACAAGCAGCACTTATACATTCATTCATCGTCCTTTTATGAATTTGTTGGGAAACTTG encodes the following:
- the duox2 gene encoding dual oxidase maturation factor 1 isoform X1, whose amino-acid sequence is MFPSTFTLSSSSSLLLIVQHSAASPRRGAKMTFYDDIYPFYSLQRTSFIFSGRLLTIILVFLVLAVSLLLILPGIRGKSRLFWMFRIIISLFIGVVIVALNFTNDWAEAKMTTNATYKSFSNAVVNAEIGLHVGLYGINVTLKGNPVVQFNETINYNEMFSWHDTIEKQYEEALEKGLPNPILYIAEKFTLSSPCGLIFQYRYSGRYASATLWTAFCCWLLANILFSMPVILYAGYMMMATAAFIFFSMASFSTIMNVPQCVFSIGTDSFETTYSHSFWLALATGVLCTIIGILVVMFNCMIPEKMKEAFSVGVDSYEDEDDSYGEGYLNTVFLDGVTISPLTSKEVLSAHI
- the duox2 gene encoding dual oxidase maturation factor 1 isoform X2, which encodes MTFYDDIYPFYSLQRTSFIFSGRLLTIILVFLVLAVSLLLILPGIRGKSRLFWMFRIIISLFIGVVIVALNFTNDWAEAKMTTNATYKSFSNAVVNAEIGLHVGLYGINVTLKGNPVVQFNETINYNEMFSWHDTIEKQYEEALEKGLPNPILYIAEKFTLSSPCGLIFQYRYSGRYASATLWTAFCCWLLANILFSMPVILYAGYMMMATAAFIFFSMASFSTIMNVPQCVFSIGTDSFETTYSHSFWLALATGVLCTIIGILVVMFNCMIPEKMKEAFSVGVDSYEDEDDSYGEGYLNTVFLDGVTISPLTSKEVLSAHI